The Papaver somniferum cultivar HN1 chromosome 3, ASM357369v1, whole genome shotgun sequence genome includes a region encoding these proteins:
- the LOC113360632 gene encoding uncharacterized protein LOC113360632 — MVARNAWRIIENPDCLLACTLKARYFPKTDFLNAKCPANFSWTWKCLHAIKELIKPFISWIVGDGQFIDPWCDKWIPSLGSVVPNLLVPPNPTIKVSYFINLITRSWDVDRLNTHFDDSSEKKIVTIPLSQIQVFTWKAARNALPSRIVLHTRMPMNSVDCARCNDPYESIMHALFMCPFASRVWFLSSFCVNTQSFSSKTFIDWMIFWLVNPASKHHEEDQCLFIAIFWSLWKSRNNLIFQNSKENYTAVLMRAREMLLTRKTSASASLLGHVSVCDKWMPPPTGWIKWNIDGAYDEISGKYGAGFVMRDFSNTTSFCASIVFQVESAEETEARVIWATLKKAVEQKLTHLIIESDAQSLINQFSAGLFDGNSRTDVIFKEIEFFSSSVVACLFIFQPRTCNFVAHELVLWAKTSNSTMYWSVPPIWLMPFVEGDH; from the exons ATGGTTGCTAGGAATGCATGGAGGATTATTGAAAATCCTGACTGCCTGCTAGCTTGCACTCTTAAAGCAAGATATTTCCCTAAAACTGATTTTTTGAATGCTAAGTGTCCTGCTAATTTTTCTTGGACCTGGAAATGTCTGCATGCTATTAAAGAGCTCATTAAACCCTTTATTTCTTGGATTGTTGgagatggtcaatttattgatccttggtgtGACAAATGGATTCCTTCTTTAGGATCTGTTGTGCCTAATCTCTTGGTTCCTCCAAATCCAACTATAAAGGTTTCTTACTTTATTAATCTCATTACTAGATCTTGGGATGTAGATAGATTAAACACCCACTTTGATGATTCTTCTGAAAAGAAGATTgtcactattcccttaagcca AATTCAAGTGTTCACTTGGAAAGCTGCCAGAAATGCCTTACCTTCTAGAATTGTCCTTCATACTAGAATGCCAATGAACTCTGTTGATTGTGCTAGATGCAATGATCCTTATGAATCTATTATGCATGCTCTTTTCATGTGTCCTTTTGCTAGTCGTGTTTGGTTCTTATCCTCTTTCTGTGTTAACACTCAATCCTTTAGTAGTAAAACTTTTATTGATTGGATGATATTTTGGTTAGTTAATCCTGCCTCTAAGCACCATGAAGAGGATCAATGCTTGTTTATTGCTATTTTTTGGTCCTTGTGGAAAAGTAGGAATAACCTTATCTtccaaaatagcaaagaaaactaTACTGCAGTCCTGATGAGAGCCAGGGAAATGCTATTAACTAGGAAAACTAGCGCTTCTGCTTCCCTTCTGGGTCATGTTAGTGTTTGTGACAAATGGATGCCCCCACCAACTGGATGGATAAAATGGAATATTGATGGTGCTTATGATGAAATTTCTGGAAAGTATGGTGCAGGATTTGTGATGAGGGACTTCTCCAACACTACCTCCTTTTGTGCTTCTATAGTATTTCAAGTGGAGTCTGCCGAGGAAACTGAAGCCAGAGTTATTTGGGCAACTCTAAAGAAAGCTGTGGAGCAAAAGCTTACCCATCTAATTATAGAAAGTGATGCTCAGAGTCTGATCAACCAATTTTCAGCTGGCTTGTTTGATGGGAACTCTAGAACGGATGTTATTTTTAAGGAAATTGAGTTTTTCTCTTCTAGTGTTGTAGCCTGTTTGTTTATTTTCCAACCACGAACTTGTAATTTTGTGGCTCATGAACTTGTCCTTTGGGCTAAAACAAGCAATTCTACCATGTACTGGTCTGTTCCTCCAATTTGGCTTATGCCTTTTGTTGAGggggatcattag